GTGCCAAAGGGTTTCCCACGTTCGGGAAAATTCTAAAACAAAGGCGGCTTTGATGCCGCCTTTTTGTTATCCCTCAAATTTCTGCCAGCCACGTGGACCGAGATGTTCTTGTGGCTTGAAGCGGGTTTTATATTGCATCTTGCGCGACCCCTCGACCCAATAGCCCAGATAGACATGTGGCAAGCCAGCCGCACGTGCGCGCTGGATATGGTCGAGGATCATGTAAGTTCCAATGGACCGCTCATGCATATGCGGTGAGAAGAAGGAATAGACCATCGACAGACCGTCAGCCATCACGTCGGTAAGGGCTACCGCAATCAGTTCGCCGTCACCCTTGGCGCTGATGAAACTATCGGGCCCACGTCGGCGATATTCGATAATCTGCGTGTTGACATGGGTGTCTTCGACCATCATCGCATAATCGAGCACTGTCATATCGGACATGCCGCCCGAATGATGCCGTGCATCCAGATAATCGCGAAACAGCGCATATTGTTCGGTGCTTGGTTGTGCCTTGTGCGGACGACCAATCAGATCGCGATTGCGATGCCACACCCGGCGCATGCTCTTGTTCATCTCGAACTCATCGGTCAGGATTCGCACCGAAACACAAGCGCGGCACATTTCGCATGCGGGTCTATAGGCAATATTCTGAGAACGACGAAAACCACCCTGGGTCAGCAGATCATTGATCTCGCTGGCCTTGTCTCCAACGAGGTGCGTAAAAACCTTACGTTCCATTTGCCCGTCAAGGTAAGGGCAAGGCGATGGAGCCGTTAGGAAAAACTGCGGAGACTGTTGCGGTTGATGGGTCATTCAATATCCACGAAACGGCAATACCGAACCATCTCTTTGAGATTTTTTATCTGCATGTCTTAGTTCCCAAATCGGTTTCTACTTTTTGGGAAACATGTTCTAAAGATTGAGCCGGCTGCACAAAACGTCAATAGACATTTTGTGCAGCCGGCCCTGAATTTTTTTGATGCTTGATTATCGATCCGAACGGATGACGGCAGTTCCGAGCAAAAGGTCATGCACGGCACGCTTGCGGTCGATGACCAACGTTGCAAGCAAGATCAGCGGTGTCAGTACCACATTGAGGCCCCAGAACAGAACTGTGTGAACCACAGCCAGCATCGGGTCGACGGTGCCACCTTCAAGACGAACGATTTTGATGTTCATCATCTGCATGCCTTTGGTGGCCTGCTGCGGTCCGCCCAGCGTACGCGAAACGTAGAGTAGTGCGACGACGGGAAACATGATCGCATAAAGCGCCCAGCCAAGCGACAGTGTGATAATGCCAAGAATAAAAATTACAATGGCAGCCGGAATGCACAATAGAAACACGATGAGATAGTCGATGAGGAACGCCATGATACGACGCGTGCGCACGCCTTCAAAAAATGCGCGGCTTTCGTAACCCGGCCCCATAACTTCGCCGTGTAGAATATGATCGGACATTGTCCCTTCCAGTCGTTAATACGAAAAGCGTTCCGGAAATAAACCGTCCGCTGCTCCGCACGTTGCAGAGCAGCTATCAAGATGGTGTATTAAAGAAACGATTTCAAGGAAAGAACAGACCCAAGCCTAGCAC
This genomic stretch from Brucella pseudogrignonensis harbors:
- a CDS encoding arginyltransferase is translated as MTHQPQQSPQFFLTAPSPCPYLDGQMERKVFTHLVGDKASEINDLLTQGGFRRSQNIAYRPACEMCRACVSVRILTDEFEMNKSMRRVWHRNRDLIGRPHKAQPSTEQYALFRDYLDARHHSGGMSDMTVLDYAMMVEDTHVNTQIIEYRRRGPDSFISAKGDGELIAVALTDVMADGLSMVYSFFSPHMHERSIGTYMILDHIQRARAAGLPHVYLGYWVEGSRKMQYKTRFKPQEHLGPRGWQKFEG
- a CDS encoding RDD family protein translates to MSDHILHGEVMGPGYESRAFFEGVRTRRIMAFLIDYLIVFLLCIPAAIVIFILGIITLSLGWALYAIMFPVVALLYVSRTLGGPQQATKGMQMMNIKIVRLEGGTVDPMLAVVHTVLFWGLNVVLTPLILLATLVIDRKRAVHDLLLGTAVIRSDR